Proteins encoded together in one Halomicrobium urmianum window:
- a CDS encoding sugar phosphate isomerase/epimerase family protein codes for MSTIGCPEWDLETVCQRANEYGFDGIDFRGLEDELDITQTTEFTDRLDETKRLLSESDLEVTGISSSITVCEEDAKAKNRRAAERLIETASDLDVEYVRVFGGGDLANRSRSALVETAAETVDEILRIDGARDVQWLIETHDNWTSGEDCLKLVDRISDPNVGVLWDVGHTTRVGGESPRETYDLIGDDLEYLHVKDAVYDADHPDAMDDGWRYVPPGEGELPLAEALKMLQAEGYDGWVMFEHEKRWHPELPGPETAYPEYMEWFESLDLQ; via the coding sequence ATGTCTACCATCGGTTGTCCAGAGTGGGATCTGGAAACCGTCTGCCAGCGAGCGAACGAGTACGGATTCGACGGCATCGATTTTCGCGGGCTCGAAGACGAACTCGACATCACACAGACGACCGAGTTCACTGATCGTCTGGACGAGACGAAACGACTGCTCTCCGAATCAGATCTGGAGGTGACCGGCATCAGCTCGAGCATCACCGTCTGTGAGGAGGATGCCAAGGCGAAGAACCGCCGGGCCGCCGAGCGGCTTATCGAGACGGCGAGTGATCTAGACGTGGAGTACGTCCGCGTGTTCGGCGGCGGCGATCTCGCCAACCGGTCACGGTCGGCGCTGGTCGAGACGGCGGCCGAGACGGTAGACGAGATTCTACGGATCGACGGGGCTCGCGACGTCCAGTGGCTAATCGAAACCCACGACAACTGGACGAGCGGGGAAGACTGTCTGAAACTCGTCGATCGGATTTCGGATCCGAACGTCGGAGTCCTGTGGGACGTCGGTCACACAACGCGCGTGGGCGGGGAGAGCCCGCGCGAGACGTACGATTTGATCGGGGACGACCTCGAATACCTCCACGTCAAAGACGCGGTTTACGACGCTGACCACCCCGATGCCATGGACGACGGGTGGCGGTACGTGCCGCCCGGTGAGGGCGAACTGCCCCTCGCTGAAGCTCTCAAGATGTTACAGGCGGAAGGGTACGACGGCTGGGTCATGTTCGAACACGAGAAGCGCTGGCATCCAGAACTCCCGGGGCCGGAAACCGCGTATCCGGAGTACATGGAGTGGTTCGAATCGCTGGACCTCCAGTAG
- a CDS encoding Gfo/Idh/MocA family protein, with amino-acid sequence MAYRHAPGYRDDERCEIVACADLVEENRDAFAEEFNIDDEGVFEDYNQMLRDADPDIVSICTPVPTHAPIVMDCIQSGVLDAIHCEKPMATTWGDARLMAQEAGRRNVQLTFNHQRRFHPDWREPKQYVDEGEIGELQRLEVACGELLDNGTHFIDLANFYNDERATDWVIGGIDYRNEHLKYGAHNENHGMAMWEYENGVHGLITTGFGEEAVPATNRIIGTDGVIEVHPSGASGYRIRRAGESEWDVHNPETGYESSIAAGINHIVDCLENGAEPELSARRALDVTEIIFGAWESVRKRGRVEFPLRIDDNPLEEMVESGALSPTPADN; translated from the coding sequence GAGGAGAACCGCGATGCGTTCGCAGAGGAGTTCAACATCGACGACGAGGGCGTCTTCGAGGACTACAATCAGATGCTCCGAGACGCCGACCCCGACATCGTGAGCATCTGTACGCCGGTACCGACGCACGCGCCCATCGTCATGGACTGCATCCAGAGCGGAGTCCTCGACGCCATCCACTGCGAGAAACCGATGGCGACGACCTGGGGAGACGCGCGCTTGATGGCTCAGGAAGCGGGACGCCGCAACGTGCAGTTGACGTTCAATCACCAGCGGCGCTTCCATCCCGATTGGCGTGAACCCAAGCAGTACGTAGACGAGGGCGAAATCGGTGAGCTCCAGCGTCTGGAGGTCGCTTGCGGCGAGCTGCTGGACAACGGGACGCACTTCATCGACCTCGCGAACTTCTACAACGACGAGCGCGCCACCGACTGGGTGATCGGCGGGATAGACTATCGGAACGAACACCTGAAGTACGGTGCTCACAACGAGAATCACGGGATGGCGATGTGGGAATACGAAAACGGCGTTCACGGCCTCATCACGACTGGTTTCGGAGAGGAAGCAGTACCTGCCACGAACAGGATTATCGGTACCGACGGCGTAATCGAGGTGCATCCTTCGGGAGCGTCGGGATATCGGATTCGACGCGCTGGCGAGTCGGAGTGGGACGTTCACAATCCCGAAACCGGCTACGAATCGAGCATCGCCGCGGGCATCAACCACATCGTTGACTGCCTCGAGAACGGTGCGGAACCCGAGCTGTCGGCTCGTCGCGCACTGGACGTTACGGAGATCATCTTCGGCGCGTGGGAGTCAGTCCGGAAGCGTGGACGCGTCGAGTTCCCACTGCGAATCGACGACAATCCGCTCGAAGAGATGGTCGAATCGGGTGCGCTGAGTCCGACACCGGCTGACAACTGA